ctctcgcaacaaaagttgctaagagagtattatggttttgttcacctaacggttgtttgtaagtcataaaactaaacgagttagatatagggttatatatatcaaaatgatcagggtgacgagacgagtaaaaatccgaatgtctatctgtccgtccgtctgtccgtgcaatggataacttgagtaaaaattgagatatcttaacgaaacttggagcACGTATACCTTgccaccctgaggaggttgctttcgaaatcactcactgtcacgcccacaaaatggcgataaccaaaaacacataaagagttataactaagccataaatagagttatgaaaataaaatttgtaacatAGGATGGCATTacggaggggcacatttggatgtaatatttttggaaaagtgggcgtgaccccgccctcaaataggttttttgtatataactcgcaaaccaataaagctatataaaccaaactttctgcagtcgtttcttttagccgtttccttatattaaagaaatcggataataagcacgcccacctcccatacaaaggttaggttgaaaatgactaaaagtgcgttaactcactaatgagaaacgtcagaaacactaaattttacagaagaaatagcagaaggaagctgcactcagatttttttacaaaatgaaaaatgggcgtggcacctcacacttatgggtcaaaatctcaggaactactcgaccgatttcaatgaaattcggtatataatactttctttacaccctgatgacacatgtgaaaaaaggatgaaatcggttcataaccacgacaacttatcatataactcaattttgaattccatctgattccatcactttataatgtatacataaggaaccaatgaatatagcggaataaaactttacacaaatagtacatatcatctctgtcttgacttgagaaaaaattgtagaaaaccgactataacttttcaaggcccctgttttcgaacatgttgaactccgcgcctaagggtaaattttaaccgaaaatatggataaatctctctgataatttaatgtaattcagaggaaattgtttattctaatagtgcgtctcggtaacaaaaattattaaaatcggataataacatctcctagctcccatatacccaattatgggtttttcaaaaatacggtgggctttaatctgcatatatgtattgattagtatgtgagatatcttagcgaagtTAAGTGACTGAaaaagtcttggatatagtgtaccttgctggagaaaattaatgaaatcggtttaggaatttcctcagccctcatacactatataggacgattttcgttattctattaaactttgtgccgagtttaaaaattaaaatagagaCCAATCGAATACTCAAAAAGTTGATCAATAAACTAATAATAAACCAGGGTTCAATGTCACCTAAATATCTCAAGAGTTTTAGAAACGAAAGCTAAGCGAAATAGacatttatttttgctattatgTCACGTGACTGAAAAAGAGAAAACTTTGAACAACTACATACAACTAAGTAAAATACAGttacaaaaaattcaataaaatgtcTTTTTCTAGAACATCTTCTGAAGTCATTTATATGAGTATTGTCGtatctaattaaattttataacctTCCCTTGCAGATGATATGTTAAACACTGGTGACCATATGCAACGGCCATGTCAACATGATCAACTATTGTTAACGGTACAACATACAAATGCagcaacaatattttataatcacACGCAGGCGGCACATTGAAACTGCATATCGCGACGGGagtgtacaacaataacaactgaaaGGTTTGCAACCaagaaccaacaacaataaaaaataaaaaccaaaatcaaatcaCAATTCCCATAAAcaacattacaacaaaaacaacagcaacacacaaCACAAGCAATATTACATTAGCATATCGTAATTGTAGTTAaagtgaacacacacacacacgctagcATAATATTCAAGTTAAGAAGACACTCAGACTCAAAaccacacacataaacacacatatatacaaacgcaCATACGACACGTAAACGTAGAATACAGACGGTTTTTATGAGGCACCAACAGACACGCACCTATCAAAGCTCccaaatgaaattcataccTAAAAATATGCACTACTCGCATGCAGCTATGAATCTGATAAATATGGATTCGGAAAATCGGGTCGTGCTGAATGTGGGCGGCATTCGGCACGAAACGTATAAGGCGACATTGAAGAAAATACCCGCCACCAGATTGTCACGTCTCACCGAGGCGTTAGCCAATTATGATCCCATATTGAATGAGTATTTTTTCGATCGGCATCCGGGAGTCTTTGCTCAAGTACTTAACTACTATAGGTGAGTTCCATTTTATAAGGTTGATGATATTGCTTTGCTAATTTAAATTGCTTCTTCTAGAACCGGTAAGCTGCACTATCCGACAGACGTTTGTGGGCCACTGTTCGAGGAGGAGCTCGAGTTCTGGGGCTTAGATTCGAATCAAGTCGAACCATGCTGTTGGATGACATACACGCAGGTGGGTATCGCGAACAGAAATCATAATGCATAAGATGTGTTATCTGACTATTTTGGGCCAAAAGTGAGCCTCTGATAAAAACTAAGCAGTCTGAGATAATTTATGTTCCGACCTACGATCCACGCCAGTATCGGTTCTTCCTAGCAAGAGCGGCCTCCGATTTTAAACCGATCGAGGACTGTCACAATGGCAGTATTCTCGAAACCGGCTTGGATAAAATCTTAACCGCCTcaacaacagaaaaaaaatgtaaacttcTCACATCATCTAGTCCGAACCCCATTCCCTCTGACGTCGGGATCTTCTGATGCGATAGCAAATTGACTCAACTCAATTGTCTACAGCTTTCAGCATTTGCATGAGATCTCTTCACATAATCTCGATTTATCAGTGGAAAAATTGAGTCTTCAAGGCTCTTTATCGAAATGTTTAAGCCGCCCTCCTTAGACTACATCGTTATAGAAAACTTGATAAGAGTCTTTACAAGAATATTTCCAATTTTGAAGAGTCTTCAGGGTGCACAGAGTTTCAGATCTTCAGTttactttatactatatattttatgcgATGATATTCTTTAATCTTgttcacatttttcacttacaGCACAGAGACACACAAGAGACATTAGCGGTATTAGATCGTCTGGATTTAGATACAGAAAAACCGTCCGAAGAGGAATTGGCGCGCAAATTCGGTTTCGAAGAGGACTACTACAAGGGCACATTGTCGTGGTGGCAAGAAATGAAACCGCGCATTTGGTCGCTCTTCGACGAGCCATACAGTTCGAATGCGGCCAAGGCAAGACACACAAAACCTCATCTAGCTCAATGGACCATttctaaaatttcttcaattttttttattcaatagaCAATCGGTGTAGTTTCGGTATTTTTCATTTGTGTATCCATATTATCATTCTGCCTGAAAACACATCCGGATATGCGTGTACCATACCTCGTTAATACATCGGTGAATACATCCAGTGGTAATATGGCATGGTACATCGATAAACCGCAAACAAATGCACATATAGCTTTCTTTTATATCGAGTGTGTTTGTAATGCTTGGTTTACGTTCGAAATACTGGTAAGTATTGGAGTTACATAGATTATGTGGATTCGGTGTTGTATGTGTGCGATATAGTAGATTCGAATAGAGGTACAGAAAGAGATTTCTGAGAATACatagaaacaaatattaattctaCAAGGATTCAACGAAACTAGTTTCGGATCTTCGGAATGCAGTCTCCCACTTCTGAGACTTCTTCCAAAGTCACATAATTTCTCTATATATTAATAGACAAGAAGAGACCTTGAATTTCTCAAGTAAAAGCTATTCATATAAAAATCAACTAGACTACTTGTATGTAGAATTTACGACGGTCTCAAACGGAGGATAGATGGTCAAAAATTCTCATATAAGACATTCCCGGAAATATATAGGACTTAGTAGTGAGGTTAAAATTTATTCGATTTATGACACTTGGGCATAGATAGAATCGTTCTAAAATGTATTACACTGGTCTGTAGACACAAAAGAATGCTTCAATGGGTCCATAATCTCAATCTACTGAACTACATgcagtattatatataaattattacattGCCGAAGACTTCTCTCAGAGCAGTTAGCCTGAGAGGTCTTGAGTTTCGAGTCTTATCAGGCACTCAGATTCCTCTTGAGTTGAGAATTGAGAAAATAAACCCGCCTCTTTAGTAGCTTATAGCTTCCCGAAACATTTAAGATCTAGAGCTTAATGTAGAACACATCCAAACATTCTTCTTTACCTATCCTTAAAGTGTAAAACAAACTTCTCTTTTTTCCATCAATTTTATAGGTTAGATTCATATCCTCGCCAAATAAATGTGAATTCATAAAGTCATCTGTTAACATCATAGATTATATAGCAACGCTTagtttttatatcgatcttgtgCTTCAACGGTTCGCATCTCATTTAGAGAACGCCGATATTTTAGAATTCTTATCAATTATACGTATTATGCGTCTATTTAAATTGACGCGTCATTCGTCCGGCCTTAAAATTCTAATACAAACGTTTCGTGCATCGGCAAAAGAGCTCACGCTGCTGGTGTTTTTCCTCGTATTGGGCATTGTGATTTTCGCAAGCCTAGTTTACTATGCGGAACGTATACAACCGAATCCGCATAATGATTTTAATAGTATCCCGTTGGGTCTATGGTGGGCACTGGTCACGATGACCACCGTCGGTTATGGTGATATGGTGCCAAAGACCTATATTGGCATGTTTGTGGGCGCATTGTGTGCGCTTGCCGGTGTGCTAACGATCGCACTGCCCGTACCCGTCATTGTGAGCAACTTTGCCATGTACTACTCGCATACGCAAGCCAGAGCTAAACTGCCGAAGAAACGGAGAAGAGTGCTTCCGGTTGAACAGCCCCGTCCACCAAGGTTGCCAGGTGAGTactgtatttttaaattcttatataatttacaatcatatatttcggaagagtttaataattttactttgcAAACGGAAGACCTCTAGCATTGCATAGAGTTATTCTGATCTCTGTGAGAATAAATGTAATTTGAGAATGTTCGTCTGTTATTTTTCCGATAGACGGATAGCTcgagaaaaatatttcgataaaatCAGCTTGATCTTTCGGTGCTTATAAAGGACATGTATTCCATTATATACCCAAGGTATCTCGGTATTATTAATGAATTGGGATCGGTTCTTTGCCATACCCAAAAAATGGTCTCattcaataatatatttcgAGAAAAAGAGTTTTACATTGAAGGAAAAATATTACGAGACTGAATggaccaaaatttttttcaacgaTCTCTTAGTATAGGTTGTGTATCGGACAACAACCATGCCTACTAGTCATAAAAGCATCATTAAACCCGattaatgtttattaaattcagcctatatatctatataagcAATTTTTACGAGATTTAAAGTGCTTTAAGTGGcatctctgttccaaaaattggaGAAATCCGTTCATATTCTCCACTAATCGGGCTTGACGTTGAATACTTCTGCTCCAACTTAGTCTTCCAAAGAGTAGTGATTCCTAAAACCGCTTTTTATGGAAGACAACCCTTACATGTCATATTAAAATGcgctcctaaatgtatgcttcttttttctttgatttaaattataaaaaaattctaaatgaaTGCTTATCGGTACATATTCCTgcctaaacatttatttaatttaaatttaatgctaTTATTttcctaaatatatatttttttacctaTTTATTAACCAATTCACCACCTTCCAGGTCAAACGGGCGGCGTTAGCGGTTGCGGTACACCCGGTTCCGGACCGCATTCCGGACCAATGGGATCTGGCGGCACCGGTCCGCGGCGTATGAATAATAAAGCGAAGGATTTGGTCAGTCCGAAGTCAGGTAAGTGAACGTTGTGTTGTGCGCCTAAAAGACGACTAAGTTTGtgcaatttcttatttatttgcttaaaaaaaaacCTATGCAGTTaagcaaattttatatatactcgTGTATGCATATGCGCGCAACGGCTTCTTTCCATAaccataaacatatttttgttatgaATTAAAAGCAATTGCAAAACCTACatgcaaacaataacaacagcaacagcaacacacaTATACGTGTAAACAAATATAGCATAATAACGTTAtaataataagcaaaatttgtgaaaattaacGTATATAGTAGGCGCATTAGACTGGCTTCAAACAACACGCACCGCACAGCAGCGGCCAACTAAAagctataataatatatatctacTCATATATTCCTAGTTTGCCAGTCACCAGACGCAACAGTGTgttagtttatatatgtatgtcgaacactgcaaaaacataaacataaatatgtatacataattaaTGCTAAGCGTTAGgcactaactaactaactatgtatgtatgttaaccTGTCCACACTGCCTAGCCCCCCAAGCTAACCAGCAAACCAAAAATGCAGCTTTTATATGCCAAACCAAGCAGCAAATGTTCCGCACCGCCAAACATAGACGTCtaatcaaaaatttatacaacaaTTTTCACTTGTAACTAGCATATGTATGgctatgcgcctaaaagtatgctacacaccgcatatatgtatttatattcatataggtattacaaaccaacaacaacaactccaatTTGTCGTACCCAAGCAAAATTTTCACCCCTACCTCCTgctagaaaaattttaaattacctgCTGCACGCGTACTCCCAGCAATAAAGAAATtctcataaatacatacagacatacctacaagcatatgcatattcatattttgtgtGACTACATATTGGCGCAaatgtcatacatatgtatatagaattttGCGTACTCATATTACCCATTAAAGCTGTGCCGCCCAACCCACCGCTCTCATGCTCACACATACATAGGTAGGCATATGTAGTTATGTTTTAACTGCTCAACATGCATGGGGCCGTCGGCCGTTGCGTACTGTCCTGCAATCTGTGcgacaaaatttaataatccaAATCCGCCTATTTCGCTAAATTTAAATAGTCCTACAATTTATAATACTTAAGTGGGGCTTCATTGTTGTTTTAAAAGATTAATTCATTCAGATTTTTTGCCACATTCTACATGTTTATACTTATAAGTGTGTAAATGACGgctcatttatataaatttaaatgcctACATCCCATTCATAAGCGTTAATAATTTGTTTCGTTAAAAGTGATTTAAACAGCGCTCAACACTGTATGAATGTGTGCCGTAAAGCTTCAACGACGGCTTCTTTGTTTTTATAAGTTAAATCACAGAAAAATTTAGCATACATCTAGGAGCGGATTTTAACAAAAAGTGTGTCTCGAAAAGGCTCTGTATACGATagtatttattgcttttatagCTGGAATCGCAGTTTAACTTTTAGAATATTCTAATTACAATATtgtaaagcatacatttaggagcgCATTTTAATAAGTCCACACTttgatatatagtttttttcagttttacggagaacaaataattttttgttattcgtTCGATATGATCCAGCGAATTCCAGTTTTGACAACCGTTTCGCAAAGGACACCTTTAATACCATCGAAATTTAGTTCAGCTTCGTTCCAAATTTCAGATCTACGGACCTCTACCTCAGAAACCCTTATACTAAATAGGAAATACTTTTTAACCCAATAGCAATTTAAACTACCGTTTAGCAGGGTATACTGTGTGACCTCTTTTAAACGGATCCTTAATATTGTTCCCATATTCTTTGATCCCTGAAATATTGCGACTAGTTCCAATTTGGTCGACACATGACATATACGAGACGGTTAAAATACTCTTCAGTAAGGAAATGTTCTTCTCATTGTTTGTAATCTTTGTTAGGGATATTTCATTGTTAAAGGTCAAAGGACCCAAGGTAGCTTGGAGTTTTAAAATGGTATTCCAGAGTTGATACATTCCTGATTTACAGAGTTTCGTACCGTAAATCACATTCCATATCTAGGCGACAGTTTTCATATGACATTTTGATTTCCTAAGTTCCTTTAAGAATATTTCGGGCTCTTATATTAGAGGGAACTTATAGCGGTTAATTAATAAGCTTTAAGTTAGGAACACATTATTTAGTTGAGATTCCATTCGATTTCTCGACTTTTGAGTAGCACACTTAATGATTGTAGAAATATTCAGAGGCAAGCGCTCGactctgtaatatattaaactaGAATTGTGTTCGTAATAAATTTGGTCTCTTAAAAgggtaaataaagaaataaatggaGGTCAGACTAGCGATAGATAGCCCAAAGAGGGCGTATTGGCTTATCTGAGACCATTCTAGGTCAAAAAACCTTGCGTGTCCAAGGTTGAGAACCATGTTGGATCGCATAATCTTTCTCACTACTAAATTTACTGGGTTAGGTTTAGTCCACATTGGATTAGTCAATACGTATcttcttgtctgatacgacaatATCCCGAACCagacgagacaaaaacgcatgttcgcttggtatgggttagagcaaaatatcttgttgtgtcttattagtcaaaaacgtttttgactaaGCTGGTTTGGGTTGAGCTTTCAGGAGTGTTTAAGTGTGGAGTGGCTTAAATAGCAGAACAACTGAGGTAATGGTTTCGCCcaataaaattagtttattaatGCTTCTAAAACAGTGTTTCAATACTGTTATACTCTTTCGCTCTATATCTTTGGCATTACATTGAAAATATCTTCGGTAGGCAACCCGTCGTTCCACAGCAGCTTTAGGCTTAAAATCAACGATTGAATGTAACGGTTTGCAGATGTGTAGACAGCATAATGCTGTCTTTAAATGTTAGgcaaggttttttttttaacttctcATCGAGATTTTCGCTTGATAACCGTATAGTtgcttcgaaatttattttaatataatattctttcaggttatttgaaattattttagctACCCATTTAATTTGATCAACTACTATATAACCctttatataatgtatataagaTATGttcaatatttcatatatgtatatatatgtatatgttcgtATGTATTGAATATCCTATATGCTTTACCTGTTTaacatcattattattatacaatgtttgtgtttttgtaaatatagaTGAATACTCAACCATGATTGGCAAGCCAAAGGATGGTAAAATGGGTAGGCTGCTTTGAAATAAATAGCGGCGTTGCTCACCGCACATAGCTGTGCCACAACCAACCATAGCCATGCATACTGGCGTCATAAGCAAcaataatacaacaaatactgttgccaatattgttgttgttgaacaaATTGAGAACAgtgaaaaaccaaaacaaaaacaaagagtaTGCATAAAGCAAACGACAACGACGACCAAGGAAATGCTTGAATGTAGACTTTGAGACTTTTCGAGCAGGCTACTACTAGCGCACTAgaggcaataacaaaaaaacatccatccaaaaaacgaaaattaaaaattaaacaacaacaacaaatgcacttTCATACAACTCACTGTAAATATATCATagtaaacaaaaacaccaaaaaatctacaaaaatatatgtatgtatgtaagctaaCAGCGTCAAAACACCTACACCTAGCGACCCAAACACCTACCAACACACACACTATCTAATTGTAACCAAAATACATATAATCAATTCAAAGTGATCCCTACCGatcaggcaacaacaacaataacgccattaatataatacatcaaaaaaaaaattacaatcaaatatagcaacaacaacatatgtatacTACGATGATCATACAAGCACCACCCCCATCCACCAGACCATTGGGCCAACCCACCAACAATTTTATGCTTTCCTGAAGAAACGCTAGCTTCGTCTTGCAACGCGCTTTCTTTGCTGTGGTATGTGTAAGTTGCGTTGTGTAGATCACTACTTGAGCGACCGCCTTGGTGGGGTTGCTTGAGACACAACAGCGCTACTTACTTTTATAACGTCGTTTGCTTTCTATTTATTAcgtaattattgttattgtcgtaATGGCGTGTCGGTATGTGTCTGTGTTTTACTTCTACttcatattcttcttcttcttctactactactactactactactactaagtTGCTTGCTGTTTAACGCCTGGTGTTCTCATAAATGTCTAGCTACAGTGCTTTATTGtgcaatatatgtaattatggtATCTTGATATAGAGGTTTCTTTCTTGAGACGCAGTTTTTGCCGTTAAATAAGGAAAGTGATGATTCTTTATAGTTCTTTGAGTTAAAAGAAAGCTTTGTGGACCACAAAAAAGCTCGAAAAATcttagttttattaaattttctgatTTAAATAGGGATTTTTCAGGATTAGTAGTTCTCCAAAATTATTAGGGTGGccctttttcttttaaaaaatatttatgacgatttttttctgaaattataTTCATTACATGGTGTTCCGAATAGGGAGTAGGCAAGAAAATCTTATTATTACCAATTAGGGTAgtccatttttaatttcgaacatTTTCATACAATTCCTTTGCACATTAGGTTGATACTTCTTTAGACTTTTGTTCTCATTTAcctttaattttagtaatattgattcaaaatttacaaatatgaaagATTCTGAAGCTTTTTAAGATGTTGTATATATAGGGTGTCTCTTTAGAGGTATCAACATTTTTAGAGGAATATCTTCTTCAAACCCCTATTAACTTAATTGTATTGGTAAGTGGTTTAATCAAATGGTTAAAAGTCAATAAAAAGTTCCATAGGCCCAAAATGAGCACCCTTTATATCAAATACTGGGCTTAACATCAACAAGGGTTCGAAGAACTTCAATTGTACTCAgttcgaaattatatttttataatattattatttcctaTGATAATATGAACCACCCTAAAATATTTCATAGAGCATAAATTCTTCGAACAAAATACTCCCATTGAGTTTttttctttgatcttaattTAAAATCCACATTATTTTGTATCATTTCAACAAGGATAACCAACTATTGTACTTTTCAACTTTTCATATTTCTCCAACTTTTTATATCTTTCAGATATGGCCTTCAGTTTCGACTAACTATTTGTACATGTTGTTGTAATACCCGATAACGTAACCTCAATTCTCAAAtacaaatcaaacaaacaaacaaacagtatGCAAAAATGAAATGCACTACAAAACACTACCATGATTTTAatttccatatatatgtataccgttATAATGTAAATTGTGTACCAATTGTGAAACAAACACCAACAAAATGCGAACCATATGTACcaacaaatttgaaatgaaacgaAACGAAAGAAAACGTGTAACCAAAACTCAAAAAActcgaaaaaatcaaaaactcgAAAACCAATTCAAAACGAAAATGTCACAAAAATGCATACCTGCGGATACTGGGCGGGTGTGTTCATCTTCCTAAATGTACATTTTTCCTCAATATAATTActtgtaaaaaatttttatacttttttcctCCAGACATTTACAAACTAGTGCAATTAttggtatatgtaaatatacacaaGTATTGAACCCGATTTTTTACGCTGCTCCCCAATAGCACCACCCTTtagtatagaaatattttagtgTAGGTGTGAATAGCCCGCTGAGATTTGTGTTTCACACGAACCCTCTACTCCCTCTTTTTTAATCCAAACTTTATATTATTctgttttgaaaaagaaaactaTCAATTGGCGTCTCTAATAATTTAGACAGTGCTGTATATATATGCTTAAAGCtgattttgaattgaaattcgcttattgtttttgttacacTTATTAACTTTTTGTATATAATGCATGTTATTAgatatatctatgtatttgtACATAGTCAGTTATACTTTTTGATTGAGTGAAAATTTTCTTCAAGtattttttgatgaaaaaaatattttatttttagttttaaaagtatttatctAGTTCAGatctttattaataaaattttaattgaagtcTGAAAATTatcttataaataataatgaagttTGAGGAATGGCCTAACCCTGAAATCCGATATcctttcatttataaaaaaataatatcccTAGTTTCTTAAACTTGTGAAACCTGTCCTTTCAATTTAGGAAAACCGACATTGTTTCTTCATTAAATGGAGAAATATTTGTCGCAGCGATCATGGAAGCGAATACTTGTTCGAAGCCCAGCCCCTCTATAGGGTAAGATATATCCgttgtttattattagttttcaatCGAGACTCGAACAATCCTTAACATCCTAAAAAATCAACCATTTTCAGCCTCTGCGTCCTCTATAAAACCTCTAAGAATCACATCGTCTGTTAAATGAGAACCAAAATCATTATTGACCTGCAGTTAATACGCATTTGTCGCAATTTTCCGAGAGTGTCTGATATATCGAACTCTTTTTCATTGATACTTTAGTAGAATATAATATGCACCAGATAATTACCACAAAGGATTTAATTTATTCTACGATGAAACAAAGTCTTCTTCAAGACTATCAAAATAGTACTCACGATGCTGGTATCAGAAATTATCTCTTAGGGACCTATATGACTATACCGTAACAGAAAATGATTTTAGCTTTACCTGAGAGCTCTCATTTAAGCCTGTTACGACTGTAATCTCCAACATAGAAAACTAACCGTATTTTAATTGAATGTTATCCACACCTTTGGATATTTTATAAGGTTTATAGAGCTCAGAGAACCAAAATCTATCATGATCGCAGTATACAGATATCCAAATAATGAAAGCTGAAcccatttgaaaatttaaattatttagtataaagCTAGATTGGTTCGAAACGAGAAAAAAAGTGTGGGTTGCCACCCATTTGAAAATCCGACGGAGCTATTTATAGTGAAAGCTGCAccgatttgatttt
This portion of the Zeugodacus cucurbitae isolate PBARC_wt_2022May chromosome 3, idZeuCucr1.2, whole genome shotgun sequence genome encodes:
- the LOC105216144 gene encoding potassium voltage-gated channel protein Shaw isoform X2, with amino-acid sequence MRHQQTRTYQSSQMKFIPKNMHYSHAAMNLINMDSENRVVLNVGGIRHETYKATLKKIPATRLSRLTEALANYDPILNEYFFDRHPGVFAQVLNYYRTGKLHYPTDVCGPLFEEELEFWGLDSNQVEPCCWMTYTQHRDTQETLAVLDRLDLDTEKPSEEELARKFGFEEDYYKGTLSWWQEMKPRIWSLFDEPYSSNAAKTIGVVSVFFICVSILSFCLKTHPDMRVPYLVNTSVNTSSGNMAWYIDKPQTNAHIAFFYIECVCNAWFTFEILVRFISSPNKCEFIKSSVNIIDYIATLSFYIDLVLQRFASHLENADILEFLSIIRIMRLFKLTRHSSGLKILIQTFRASAKELTLLVFFLVLGIVIFASLVYYAERIQPNPHNDFNSIPLGLWWALVTMTTVGYGDMVPKTYIGMFVGALCALAGVLTIALPVPVIVSNFAMYYSHTQARAKLPKKRRRVLPVEQPRPPRLPGQTGGVSGCGTPGSGPHSGPMGSGGTGPRRMNNKAKDLVSPKSDEYSTMIGKPKDGKMGRLL
- the LOC105216144 gene encoding potassium voltage-gated channel protein Shaw isoform X1, which translates into the protein MRHQQTRTYQSSQMKFIPKNMHYSHAAMNLINMDSENRVVLNVGGIRHETYKATLKKIPATRLSRLTEALANYDPILNEYFFDRHPGVFAQVLNYYRTGKLHYPTDVCGPLFEEELEFWGLDSNQVEPCCWMTYTQHRDTQETLAVLDRLDLDTEKPSEEELARKFGFEEDYYKGTLSWWQEMKPRIWSLFDEPYSSNAAKTIGVVSVFFICVSILSFCLKTHPDMRVPYLVNTSVNTSSGNMAWYIDKPQTNAHIAFFYIECVCNAWFTFEILVRFISSPNKCEFIKSSVNIIDYIATLSFYIDLVLQRFASHLENADILEFLSIIRIMRLFKLTRHSSGLKILIQTFRASAKELTLLVFFLVLGIVIFASLVYYAERIQPNPHNDFNSIPLGLWWALVTMTTVGYGDMVPKTYIGMFVGALCALAGVLTIALPVPVIVSNFAMYYSHTQARAKLPKKRRRVLPVEQPRPPRLPGQTGGVSGCGTPGSGPHSGPMGSGGTGPRRMNNKAKDLVSPKSGPIGASIVAMSPRTMLDLNPALAMGKPTFESKGPPITSKDIKDATTIRNPLDAGGKKNFL